The genomic interval GACGTGGAGGGCGCCGCCGTGGGCGCGGCGTGCGTCGGCTTCGGTGAGGCCGACCGAGGCGAGCGTCGGCGTGGTGAAGGCCACGGTGGCGATCGGCTGGTCCTCCACCTCGAGCAGGGCCCCTCCGTTCGCGGCGGCGGCGAGATTCTTCACCAGCACCCGGGCGTCGGCCACCGCGGTGGGGATGAGCGCGGGCCGGCCGGTGTCGGCCACGTCGCCCCCGGCCCAGACGCGCGGGTTGCCGGGGCTCCGCAGGGTCGCGTCGACCTTCACGCCCGCCGCGCCCGCCTCCACGCCCGCCGCCTCCAGCCCGAGGCCGTCGACCGAAGCGACGCGGCCGGTGGCGTTGACCACCAGGTCCGCGACCGCGGCGGGTGCGTCCGCGTCGGTGAAGACCGCGACGCCGTCGCCGCGGGGCTCCAGCCGGGTCGCCCGCGCCCCGGCGACCAGCCGCACGCCGTGGGGGCCGAGTGTCGGCAGCGCCGCCTCGAGCACCGCGACGGCGTCGGCGTCGAAGCCGGTGAGCGGGTGCTCCCGCGAGCCGATCACCACGACCTCGCGGCCGGCGAGGGCCGCCGCGCACGCGAACTCCATCCCGATGTAGCCCGAGCCGATCATCGCGACGCGCGGCGGCAGGTCGTCGAGCTCCAGGAAGGCGTCGGAGTCGATCGCCAGCGCCCCGCCGGGGATCTCCAGCGGGCGGGGGTGCTGGCCGGTCGCGACCACCACGGCTCCGGCCCGCACCTCCCGGCCGTCGCTGAGGCGCAGCGTGTCCGGCCCGGTGAAGGCGGCGGTGCCGGCGTGCAGCTCCACCCCCGCCGCCGCGAGGTCCTGGCGCGTCCGCGGGTCGGTCACACGCGTGAAGCTCTTCTTGAAGGCGGCCGTTCTCGACCAGTCCATCGAGAGCTCGCCGACGACCCCGCCGCCCGCCGCCTGCAGCCGCTGCACCGCGTGCACCACCGCGGCGGCGTGGACGTACGGCTTCTTCGCGTCGCAGCCGCGGTTGGGGCAGGTGCCGCCGAAGTCGCCGGCCTCGACGAGCAGCACGCTGCACCCGCGCTCGCGGCCGTTGTAGGCGGCGGTCTGCCCCACCGCCCCGGAACCCAGGACGACCCGATCGAAGGCGTGCGTGCGGCTCATCGGCCGAAGCTAGCCGCCGCGGCGGCGGCCCGTCTTGCGGCGACCGCAGCGGCGAGGCCGCCGGCTCCCGCTCAGGACGCGTCCGCGTCCGGCGGCGTCGCCTCCCGCGTCACGGTCGCCTGGCCGGGCACGCCGAGGCGGCCCAGCGCGGCGGCGTCGGCGGTGAAGCCGACCGTCTTGGCGTCCCAGTGCTTGTAGGTGTGGCAGGTGCCCCGCATCCACAGCAGCGCCGTGTCGCCGCCGGGCCGACGCGGCACGACCGGCCGGGTGTTGTCCTCGGCGGAATCCCAGGTCACCGGCGTCCAGGCCCAGCTCGCGCCGCCGTCGCCGGTGACGCCCTTGAAGATCTCGTAGCGGTCGAGCTTGGCGTCGTCGCGCGGGTCCACCGGCGTGGAGACGAAGATCAGGTCGGGGTTCTCGGGGTGCAGCGCGACCAGGCCGGTGTAGTCGTTCTCGGCTTTGTAGAGGTAGCCGCCGGCGCGGGCGACCTCGTGGACGGCCCAGGACGAGCCGTCGTGGCGGGCGTAGAAGAAGCGGTGGTCGCCGTCGTCGTCCCGCGCCCGGGCGCTGAAGACGGTCCAGGGGTTGCCGTCGTCGTCCACGTCCAGGTCGATCGTCCAGCCGCGGTGCATCGGCACGCCGGCGAAGCGCTGGCCGGGCGTGAGCAGGGCGGTGAAGTCGGCGGCGTGGTGCGGGCTCCGGGGCTCGCGGGCCAGCGGGCCGAGCACGGTGCCGCCGGAGGCCTCGAGCTTGCCCGCCCGCAGCACCCCGTGGTAGACGCCGTTGTCCTCGTCGCGCGGGTGGCCGTCGGTCGTCGTGAAGTGCACGCTGCCGTCGGCGCCGGGCGCGTACTTGACGTAGGGCCGCTGGTTCCCCGCGCCGTTGCCGTCGGGCCCGGTGAGCAGCTTCCCGCCGTAGGTCCAGGTGCCGCCGTCGTCCTCGGAGACGAACCAGTTGGGGTCGTACCCGTTGGACCGGGCGAAGTTGAGGAGCCGCGTCCGCCCGTCGGCCATCTTCGCCGGGACGATGTTGCTGTAGCAGATCTCGGCGTTGTGCCGCATCTGCTTCTCCTGGGACCAGGCCGTCGGATCGTGCGGGTTCGTTGACACCCGGTAGCGGATGAGGTTCTCGCCCCAGTGCCGCGCGTACAGCGCGACGTAGCGCCCGTCGGCCCGGACGTGGATCGCGGCGCTGTTGTGGTCGTCCGGCGGCATGCCGGTGTTGAGCGTGAAGGCGCCGGTCTGGCCGGTTGCGAGGTTCCGCCAGAGCAGGTCGATGTCGCCGCGACCGGGCGTGCCCTCGGGCCCGAAGCCGACCGTCGACGCCAGCAGGATCGGGCCCCCGGGCGCGTCGTCGTCGATCACCACGCGCTCGTCCTGATACCAGCACCAGGCGCCCCCGGTGTCGGGCCGCTCGGACGTGAGGTCAAACACTTCGGGGACCGCGTTCACCGCGGCAGCGTAAGCCGTTCCCGTGGCGACCGGCAGGAGCGTGCCGGAGGCCAGGAGGAGCGCGAGAGCGGGAAGCAGAGGCAGGCGCATGAGCGGATTCCGGAAGGATGGGAAGCGGTCGAATGTCACATGTTAACTAAAGGACCATCCCGCACCGGCCGCCGCCCGGCCGCGGACCGCCGCGCCCGCCGGTCGCTCGGCCTCGCGGTCCGCGGCCCCGCCCGCCGCCCGCCGCCCGCCGCGCGTACCCTCGGCCCCTCGCCCACCCGCGGAGCGGACCCCTGCCAAGCCAAGCCCGGTGGGCCGCCACCGCCTACCTCAAGAAGTCCGCCGAGGCGATGCCGGAGCTGCAGCCCGCCGAACCGGCCGCGCTGGGCGAGGGGCTCTCGCCCGCCGACGCCCGGCTCGCGCTCGCGATCGTGCGGACCGTGCACCAGCGTTGGCTGACGCTGGGGCCGCTGCTGCAGTCGGTCGGCTGCCCGGCGGTGTCGACGCTGTCGCCGGGGCTGCAGGCCGTGCTGCTCGGCGCCGCCGCCCAGCTGCTGTTCTTCGACCGGCTGCCCGCCCGCGCCGTCGTCCACGAGGCGGTGGACCTCGCCCGGCGCTTCGCCAATCCCAACGCCGCCGGCTTCGTCAACGCGGTGCTGCGCGCGCTGGACGAGGCGGTGATGTCGTCGCCCGAGGCGACGGGCGAGCCCTGGACGCCGGGGAGGTCCCGGCTGCCGGTGGACCCGCGTGGCGGCCAGGCCCTCACCTCCCGCCCGCTCTGGGGCGACCTGCTCCCCGACCCGTCGAACCCGGTGCGGCACCTCGCCGCCGCGTGCAGCCTGCCGCGGCCGCTGGTCCGCGCGCTGGTCGAGGCCCACGGCCCCGAGGCCGCCGCGGGCGTCGCCGCGGCGGCGGTCCGGCGGCCCCCGGTCTTCGTGGCCGAGGGCACCGGTCCGCCCGAGCGGTACGACGGTGCGCCCGTCTGGCTCGCCGCCCACCTCGCCGAGAACCCCGCCCGCCGCGTGCAGGACCCGGCGTCGGCGCTCGCGGTGGCCGCGACCGCGGGCTTGACGCCGCGGAGGGTCCTGGACCTCTGCGCCGGCCGCGGCACCAAGACCCGGCAGCTGCTCGCGACCCACCCCGACGCCGAGGTGTCGGCCTGGGACCCCGACGCGGAGCGTGCCCGCGACCTGGCGGCGATCCCCGGCGTGGACGTCGGCGAACCGGCGGCCGACGCGCGTTTCGACCTCGTCCTGCTCGACGTCCCGTGCACGAACACCGGCGTGCTCGCCCGCCGGCCCGAGGCCCGCTACCGCTGGAGCGCCCGGCGGCTCGCCTCGCTGGTCGCCCTGCAGCGCGAGATCCTCACCCGCGGCGCCGGGTTCGTCGCCCCCGGCGGGCACCTGCTCTACAGCACCTGCTCGGTGGATCCCGCGGAGAACCAGGAGCAGGCGGCGTGGCTCCTGGGCCAGCCCGCGGGCGCACGCTTCGCGCCCGTGGGCGAGCGCCTGCGCCTGCCCGGCGGCGTGGGCGAGGCCTACGCGGACGGCAGTTACCATTCGCTCTTCTGCGCGGGGTCCCGACCATGACCGACAGCACCGAGCCACTCGTCCTGATGGAGCTCTCGCGGGTGTTGATCCGCGAGACCGAGGACACGCACTTCCTGGAGCTCCGCGAGGCCGAGCCCGACGCCGACCACGAGGCGCGGACCTTCCCGATCGTCATCGGCTTCACGGAGGCCGCCGCCATCGAGCGGCGGCTGATGGGGCAGACGCCCGAGCGGCCGCAGACCCACGAGCTGCTCTCCGCGGTCATCGAGCGGCTCAACCACGTGCTCGACCGCGTCGTCATCAACGACTTGCACGACCAGACCTTCTTCGCCCGCGTCCACCTGCGGCACCGCGGCAGCGGCGAGGTGGTCGAACTGGACGCCCGGCCCAGTGACGCGATCGCGCTGTCGGCGGACCGCGAGACGCCGATCTTCGTGGCCGAGCACGTGCTCTCGCACGTCAACGCCTAGCGCGCCAAGCTCGGTCAAGACGCGGCGCAGCATCCGGCCGCGGTAGCGTCCCGCCCATGTCCGACCGCATCGCCGGCGCCCTGCTGCTCTCTGCCTACGGCGACGCCGCCGGGCTGCCGCACGAGGCGGGCGGGGGGCTGGACGGGGAGGCCGGCGACCCCGCGCGCGAGCCGCTGCCGGTCGTCGACACGTTCCGCGAGGCGGCGGCGGAGCCCTGGGGCGTGTGGTTCCCGCCGGAGGAGACGGCGGGGCTGCGGGGGGTGGTCAGCGACGACACGGCGACGAAGATCCGGCTCACCGAGCCCTGGCTGCGGTCGCGCCCGGACCGGTGGGCACCGGAGGCGAGGGACGCGCTGGGCGGCTTTGGGGCGCGAGCGGAGCCCGACCGGTCCGGAGAGTTCCGGGCGTGGCTGGCGGACCTCGTCCGCCCGGACCCGCCCCGCCCGGTGCCGGAGGTGGCGGCGGCGCAGGCCAGCGACTGGATCGCCATGTTCGCGGCGCAGGAAGCCCGCACCCCCGGCCGGACCGTCTTCTACGAACCGGGCGTGCCGGTGGTCTTCGGCCCCTTCCTCTACCAGGGTCTCGCGCTCTCGCCCGCTTCCGCGGCGGCGCCGCTGAAGCGGGTCTTCGACCGCTTCGCCGGGATCTGCGCCCTCGACGAGGGCATCGCCAAGAGCGTCACCGGCGTCTTCGCCGCGCTCACCGCGGCCGCCGTGGACGCCCCGCACGACGCCGTGCCCTTCGACCCCTGGCTCCGCGGCACCCTCGAGCACCTCCGCGGCGTCGTCCGCGGGAGCCCGGGCGCCGACGAGCTCGTCGGCCGGATCGATGGGCTGCTCGGGGTTCGCTCCCTCGGCGGCGACCCCGAGGCCTTTCTCGCGTGGATGAAGTCCGGGCTCTACGACCACCCCGAGCGGGCACCCCGCCACGGCCTCAAGCCCTTCGACAGCCTGCTCCAGCTCAGCCAGGTCCTCGCCTGCCTGCTCCACGGCCGCGGCGACGCCGCCGCCACGATGGCCGTCGCCACCAACGTGCCCGGCGATGCCGACACGGTGGCCGCCTCCCTTGGGCTGATCCTCGGCGCCTGGCACGGCCGCGACGCGCTCATGAACAGCGGCCTCGCCGGGGGCCTCGCCGCCGTCGGGGCCACCACGCAGCGCCTCTTCGGCGTCGCGCTGAGCGAACGCGTCGCCGCCTACACGCCCTAGCGCACCGCGCGTCCTCGCCGGATCGGTGAGCGCCCGCAGAGGCGATCCCGGGAAGGATGCACGGTGCGCTCCGACCGCGGACCGCGAGCCTTCGCACCGGAAAACGACGACGGTCCGCGGCGCACCGGCGGTGCGGGGGCCTCCGGCCCGGTGGATCGCGGCCGGCTCGAGGCGGAACCCCTCAGCGGCCCGCCAGCTCTTCTTTCATCTGGGTGTCGGCGACGAGGATCCGCCCGCACGAGGGGCAGTGGGTCAGCTCGTCGGGCCGGCTCAGCGTCGCGTTGACGGCCTGCACGGGCAGGCTCATGTAGCAGCCGCCGCAGGTGTACTCCATCCGCTTGCGGTCCTGCTCCTCGATGCCGCAGACGGCCTCGCCCTCGGTGTCTTCCTGCAGCCGGTCGTAGGTCCTGCGGATCTCCTCGGGCACCTCCGCGGCGGCCCGGTCGCGGTCGGCCTCGACGTCGCCCAGCCGGTCGCCCACCTCGGCGGTGGCCTCGGCGATCTCCGTCTCCGCTTCGCTCACCAGCTGCTTCTGCTCGGCCACCCTCTCCTGGGTCTTGCCCGCCTCGTTCGTCAGCGACTCGATGCGGCCCATCTGGTCGAGGGCGAGCGACTCGAGCTTGCCCTGCTGGATCTTGAGGTTGTTGACCTCCACCGAGAGGGCGCTGAAGGCTTTCGGGTCGCTGGTGTTCTGCAGCTGTTCCCGCAGCTTCTTCACACGCGCCTCGCTGTCCGAGGCCTCGCCCTCGAGCGTCGACGCGTGGGCCTTGGCCTTCTTCAGCTCCTCCGTCCGCTCGCGGTGCTGCTCCTCGAGCTGCGCCAGCCGCTCCTGTTGCAGGTCGCGGCGGCGGGTCGCGGCGTCGAGGCGGCGGCGGAGGGAGCGGACGTTGGAGTCCTTCTCAAAGAGCGTGGAAAGTTGGTCTTGCAGGGTCAAAGCGGGCTCCAAGGCGGGGGGCGTCAGTGTAGAGCCGTTGGGGCCGCACGCGGGCGGCTGGGGCGGCTTGGCAAGCCTCCACGGCGTCGATACACTCCCCACCCGACGCCCGGCGGCGGCCCCCTCCGCGAGGAACCCCGGGGCCTTAGCTCAGCTGGGAGAGCGCTTGTATGGCATACAAGAGGTCAGGAGTTCGATCCTCCTAGGCTCCACTCGCCTCCGGGTGTCGAATCAAGGGACCGCCGCCCGGCTTGCCGGGCGGCGGTCCTGCACGCCCCTGCCGCCCTCCGGGAGGACCGGGATTCCCCGGGGTGCCGGATCCGGTGCGCCCGGCGTAGGGTGGCACGCTTGGAGCAGCTCGGCTACCACGCCCGCGCGGCACGCCGCGGATCGGAGATCGACGCCGAGGCGGCGACCGCCATCGTTCGGCGCCACCTCGGGCACCTTGGCGACGGCCTGACGGTCATCCGCCAGCGGAAGCTGTACGGCGGTTCGATCAATCGGGTGATCGAGTGGACGGTCCGCGACGCGACCGGGCGCGACCGCCCGCTCGTCGCGAAGGTGAACAACCTCAGGAGCGCGAAGCTGTTCCGCCGCGAGATGGCGTCGCTGGAGGTCTACCGCACCCAGACGGACCTGCCGGTGCCCCGGCCGCTCGCGTACCTGGAGGACGAACCCGAGTTCGACGGATCGGGCCTGCTGATGCAGCGCATCGACGGCGTGAATCTCTCCGAGGCGAAGGTGACGCCCGCGGGCATGCGGCTGCTCCAGCGGGACCTCGCCGGTCACGTGGTCGCCCTCCACAGCCACCACCGAAGCGCCTACGGCACCGCGCTGGAGCCGACCGGCCCGCGTCGCTGGCTCGACAGCTTCGGCCCGGTCATCGGCGAGGAGTTCTTCCGCGTCCGCGACGCGATCCCCTCCGCGACCCGCGAGGTCATCGACGACATTGTGAAGAACCTCGAGGTCTGGCTGCCCGAGCAGAGCACGCCGACGCTGGTCCACGGCGACCTGTGGTCGAACAACATCCTCGTCGACGACCGCCACCCCGACCGGCCGGAGATCCTCGCCTTCATCGACGTCTCGGCGAGTTACTGCGACCCGGAGTACGAGCTGGCCTACCTGCGGATGTTCCAGACGGCCGACGATTCCTTCTTCGAGCGCTACCGCCGCCGCCACCCGCTCCGCTCGGGCTTCTCCCGCCGCTGCCGCGTGTACTGGCTGAACACGATGATGATGCACGTCCGCGTGTTCGGCGACCGGTACCTGCCGCAGCTCGAGGACATCGTCCGGCAGATCCGGACGCTGGGCTGACACGACCGCGCTTCTCTGCCCGCTCCGGCGAGCTCCCCATCGGCGACGGCCCGAAGACCCGGCCGCAGGTGGCTCATCGACGCCGTCGATGTAGAAGCGGATTGCAACCGGAGCAGCCCGAGTCCGCGATTGAGCGTCGTTCCCCGTTCCCGCTTCTCCGTCCGCCTCAGCCGCCACATCCACGGAGTGGATGAGCCACCCGGTCAGGTGGCTCATCGACTCCGTCGATGTAGAAGCTGGTTGAACCCGAGACGGCCCGAAGCCGCAACCGGGTGGGGTTGCCGCTTCCAGCTCATCCGCGTCCCTAAGCCGCCACATCCACGGAGTGGATGAGCCACCCGGCCAGGTGGCTCATCGACTCCGTCGATGTAGAAGCGGATTGCAACCGAGACGGCCCGAAGCCGCGACCGGGCGTGGTTCCCCGTTCCCGCTTCTCCGTCTGCCTGAGCCGCCACATCCACGGAGTGGATGAGCCACCCGGCCAGGTGGCTCATCGACTCCGTCGATGTAGAAGCTGGTTGAACCCGAGACGGCCCGAAGCCGCGACCGGGCGTGGTTCCCCGTTCCCGCTTCTCCGTCTGCTTAAGCCGCCACATCCACGGAGTGGATGAGCCACCCGGCCGCAGGTGGCTCATCGACTCCGTCGATGTAGAAGCCGACTGCAACCGAAACGGCCCGAAGCCGCGACCGGGCGGGCGTGGCACCCGGGAGGGTGCGAGCGTTTGGTTACTGCTGCTGCTGCATCTGCTGCGACTGGTAGCTGAAGGGCAGCGGCTCGTCGGGGATGCTCTGCGGCTTGTCCGGCGGGATCCAGCCCGAACGCGGCCGCGAAGAGGTCCGCGGGGTCTCGTGGAGCGACGCGACGTGGACGCTCACCCGCAGCGAGGAGGCGGCGCTCCCGCGGAAGACGCCCTTGGTCGGCGGGACGTCGGCGTAGTCGCGGCCGATGGCGGTGCGGATGTGGTGCGCGCCGCACGCGGTGCCGCTGGTGGGATCGAAGCCGGCCCAGCCGTAGCCGGGGAGGAAGCACTCGACCCAGGCGTGGGTCGCGGCGAGGTCCGCCACGTCCGCGGCGGCGGCCTCGCCGTGCAGGTAGCCCGAGACGTAGCGGCACGGCAGGCCGTGGTGGCGGGCGGCGGCGATGAGCACGTGGGCGAAGTCCTGGCACACGCCCGCGCGGCTCTCCAGCGCCTCGTCGATGGGCGAGTCGGCGGTGGTGCTGGCGGTGCGGTAGGTGAAGCCCTCGTGGACCGCGCGGCACAGCGTGGCGATCGCCTCCAGCGGCGACGCGGGCCGCGCCGGCAGAGCGCCGTCGGCGAAGGCCGTCAGCGCCGCGGTCCGGTGGGCGAAGTGGCTGCCCTGGAGCATGTCCCAGAGGAATTGCCCCTCGTTGTCCTCGCCGACGAGGCCGTGGAGCTTTTCCCACCCGAAGGCCTCGCCGCGGGCCTGCTCCTCCGAAGGCAGCGGCGTCGGCTCGTCCACCACGACGTGCGACTCCGCCTCGATCACCTGCTCGACGTGCACATTGGGGAGCGTGAAGTGGTGCACGGCGTTGCCCAGCCAATCGGAGAACGTCTTCAGCTGCACGCGCGGGCTGACCCATAGGTCGAAGGCCCGCAGCCGCTGGTGCCACTCGTCCCGGGGCTTCATGCGGAGTTCCATGACGGACTCCCGGACGGGCTTGTCGTACGTGAACGTGTTCCGGTGGGTGATCGTGTATTGCATGGGTCTCCGCTTCACGGGAGGGGTCGGGGGGGCGATCCGCTCGCCCCGGCGGCTCGGCTGCGCCTCCACCTGGGCGTGCCGCCGGCGGCGGGTGGGCGACCGGCCGCGGGCGCTCCGGGGCCCCGGCGGCCGCACCACCGGCGGCGTCGGGTCAAAGGACGCTCGCGATGGGGTAGGCGACGAAGCCCTGGAAGGTCCCGTCGACGACCTCGCGGGCGCGGGCATCGACCTCGTCGAGGAACGCCCCGAGGCCGCCCTCGACCAGGTCGCCGGGGTCGGTGAACTCGACGCGGCTCTTCAGGCGGCCGGCCGCCCGCAGCGGGCCGCCGGCGAGGCGGTCGCCGGCGGTCTCGGCGATGCGCTTGAGGTCGTAGTGGATCGCGTCGACCGTGTAGCGGATCGACCGGGGGAACCCGTTGTCGAGCGCCAGGAAGCCGACGACCTCGTCGAGGCCCGTGCCGGTGGGGTGCTGCGAGAGGAAGCTCTCGTAGGCGGACACGCACCGCATGAGCGTCACGCCGGTGAGGTGCCGGTCGGGCTCGAAGCCGGCGTCGGCGTCGGCCCCGAGCTCCTCGCCGAGGTCTCCGCCGCGGGGGTCGTTCATCGCGGGCCGGCACAGGTGCACGCGGAGCAGCCGGGTCAGCGCGTCGAGGCGTTCGAGGTGGCGGCCCAGCCGCAGGAAGAAGTAGGCCTCGTCGTGGCGGACGGTGGCGTCGGTGATGCCGGTGAAGAGGCGGACGCCCTCACGCACCCGCGCGAAGTAGTCGGAGTTGGTGCCCTCCCAGGCCTCCGCCGCCTCGGCCCGGAGCACGTCGAAGTAGAGCGCGTTGAGCTGCTCGAACATCTCCGTGGAGACCCGCTCGCGCACCTGCCGGGCCGACTCGCGGGCCGCCGAGACCGAGGAGCGGACGCTGCAGGTCAGCTGCGGGTCGAAGCCGATGGCGGCGATCGCCGACGAAGACGAGAGCGGCTCGGGCAGCGGGCAGGCGAGGCTCTCCAGCAGCATGGCCCAGCGCCGGCGGCCGGCGCTGGTGTCGAGCATCGAGGCCATCTCGGTCTCGACCACGCGAGCGGCGTGCTCGGCGCGTTCGAGCTGGCGGCCCAGGTGAAGGAGTGTGTCGGCGACGCGTGAGAGCATGGCGAGGGTTCCGCTGGGCGGGTCGGGCCCCGGGTGTCTCGGGGCTCCGAGGCGGCAACCGCCGCCTCGGCGTGAGGAGCCCGTCGGCTCCGCGGGGGGTCACCCCGGCGAGGGTTCGGGGTCCCGCCGGCCGTCGCCGCGGGATCGGTGGGGCCGCTACTGCCGGTCCACGCCGATGGCGGCGGGCGGGGGAGCGTTGGCGGGCGTGGGCACGTCGCCCTCGAGCACCCAGGTGTCCTTGCTGCCGCCGCCCTGGCTGGAGTTGACGACGAGGCTGCCGCGGTGGAGCGCGACGCGGGTCAGGCCGCCGGGGGTGATCCGGGCCTTCTCGCCGTCGAAGAGGATGTACGGCCGCAGGTCGATGTGCCGGGGCTCGACCTGCGCCCGGCCCCGCTCTGCGGGTGGGGCGTCGCTCCCGGCGTCCGCGTCGATCAGGCAGGGGGCCCGGCTGAAGGACAGCGTCGGCTGGGCGATGTAGTTGCGGGGGTTGCTCCTGATGGCCGCGGCGAACTCGTCCTGCTGGGCCCGGGTCGAGTGCGGGCCGATGAGCATGCCGTAGCCGCCCGCCTCGCCCACGGCCTTGACCACGAGCTTGTCGAGATTCTCCAGCACGTGCTGCCGCTGGGCGGGCACGCTGCACAGGAAGGTTTCGATGTTGCGGAGCTTGGGCTCCTCGCCGAGGTAGTAACGGATGAGGTCGGGCACGTAGGCGTAGAGCGCCTTGTCGTCGGCGATGCCGTTGCCGATCGCGTTGCCGATGCCCACGTTGCCCGCCCGGTACGCGTTGAAGAGGCCCGGCACGCCCAGCACCGAGTCGCGGCGGAAGGCCACCGGGTCGAGGAAGTCGTCGTCGATGCGGCGGTAGATGACGTCGACCCGCCGCAGGCCGCCGGTGGTCCGGGCGTAGACGACCTCGTCGTGCACGAGCAGGTCGCGCCCCTCCACCAGCAGCGCCCCCATCTGGCGGGCCAGGAAGGTGTGCTCGAAGTAGGCCGAGTTGTAAACGCCCGGCGTGAGCACCACGACGCTGGGCTTGTCCACCGGCCGCGGGCACAGCGCCCGCATCGTGTCCATCAGCGACTGCGGGTACGCG from Phycisphaera mikurensis NBRC 102666 carries:
- a CDS encoding dihydrolipoyl dehydrogenase family protein is translated as MSRTHAFDRVVLGSGAVGQTAAYNGRERGCSVLLVEAGDFGGTCPNRGCDAKKPYVHAAAVVHAVQRLQAAGGGVVGELSMDWSRTAAFKKSFTRVTDPRTRQDLAAAGVELHAGTAAFTGPDTLRLSDGREVRAGAVVVATGQHPRPLEIPGGALAIDSDAFLELDDLPPRVAMIGSGYIGMEFACAAALAGREVVVIGSREHPLTGFDADAVAVLEAALPTLGPHGVRLVAGARATRLEPRGDGVAVFTDADAPAAVADLVVNATGRVASVDGLGLEAAGVEAGAAGVKVDATLRSPGNPRVWAGGDVADTGRPALIPTAVADARVLVKNLAAAANGGALLEVEDQPIATVAFTTPTLASVGLTEADARRAHGGALHVASGDLTTKKFYRQLGVEHAFYKLIFDADRRLIGAHLAGPESEEVVNVFAVAIHEGCSQSRLCDAVLTYPTVSAAMQAAYRKTARG
- a CDS encoding BNR-4 repeat-containing protein, with amino-acid sequence MFDLTSERPDTGGAWCWYQDERVVIDDDAPGGPILLASTVGFGPEGTPGRGDIDLLWRNLATGQTGAFTLNTGMPPDDHNSAAIHVRADGRYVALYARHWGENLIRYRVSTNPHDPTAWSQEKQMRHNAEICYSNIVPAKMADGRTRLLNFARSNGYDPNWFVSEDDGGTWTYGGKLLTGPDGNGAGNQRPYVKYAPGADGSVHFTTTDGHPRDEDNGVYHGVLRAGKLEASGGTVLGPLAREPRSPHHAADFTALLTPGQRFAGVPMHRGWTIDLDVDDDGNPWTVFSARARDDDGDHRFFYARHDGSSWAVHEVARAGGYLYKAENDYTGLVALHPENPDLIFVSTPVDPRDDAKLDRYEIFKGVTGDGGASWAWTPVTWDSAEDNTRPVVPRRPGGDTALLWMRGTCHTYKHWDAKTVGFTADAAALGRLGVPGQATVTREATPPDADAS
- a CDS encoding transcription antitermination factor NusB, encoding MPELQPAEPAALGEGLSPADARLALAIVRTVHQRWLTLGPLLQSVGCPAVSTLSPGLQAVLLGAAAQLLFFDRLPARAVVHEAVDLARRFANPNAAGFVNAVLRALDEAVMSSPEATGEPWTPGRSRLPVDPRGGQALTSRPLWGDLLPDPSNPVRHLAAACSLPRPLVRALVEAHGPEAAAGVAAAAVRRPPVFVAEGTGPPERYDGAPVWLAAHLAENPARRVQDPASALAVAATAGLTPRRVLDLCAGRGTKTRQLLATHPDAEVSAWDPDAERARDLAAIPGVDVGEPAADARFDLVLLDVPCTNTGVLARRPEARYRWSARRLASLVALQREILTRGAGFVAPGGHLLYSTCSVDPAENQEQAAWLLGQPAGARFAPVGERLRLPGGVGEAYADGSYHSLFCAGSRP
- a CDS encoding bifunctional nuclease family protein gives rise to the protein MTDSTEPLVLMELSRVLIRETEDTHFLELREAEPDADHEARTFPIVIGFTEAAAIERRLMGQTPERPQTHELLSAVIERLNHVLDRVVINDLHDQTFFARVHLRHRGSGEVVELDARPSDAIALSADRETPIFVAEHVLSHVNA
- a CDS encoding ADP-ribosylglycohydrolase family protein, which codes for MSDRIAGALLLSAYGDAAGLPHEAGGGLDGEAGDPAREPLPVVDTFREAAAEPWGVWFPPEETAGLRGVVSDDTATKIRLTEPWLRSRPDRWAPEARDALGGFGARAEPDRSGEFRAWLADLVRPDPPRPVPEVAAAQASDWIAMFAAQEARTPGRTVFYEPGVPVVFGPFLYQGLALSPASAAAPLKRVFDRFAGICALDEGIAKSVTGVFAALTAAAVDAPHDAVPFDPWLRGTLEHLRGVVRGSPGADELVGRIDGLLGVRSLGGDPEAFLAWMKSGLYDHPERAPRHGLKPFDSLLQLSQVLACLLHGRGDAAATMAVATNVPGDADTVAASLGLILGAWHGRDALMNSGLAGGLAAVGATTQRLFGVALSERVAAYTP
- a CDS encoding zinc ribbon domain-containing protein, with the translated sequence MTLQDQLSTLFEKDSNVRSLRRRLDAATRRRDLQQERLAQLEEQHRERTEELKKAKAHASTLEGEASDSEARVKKLREQLQNTSDPKAFSALSVEVNNLKIQQGKLESLALDQMGRIESLTNEAGKTQERVAEQKQLVSEAETEIAEATAEVGDRLGDVEADRDRAAAEVPEEIRRTYDRLQEDTEGEAVCGIEEQDRKRMEYTCGGCYMSLPVQAVNATLSRPDELTHCPSCGRILVADTQMKEELAGR
- a CDS encoding fructosamine kinase family protein; its protein translation is MEQLGYHARAARRGSEIDAEAATAIVRRHLGHLGDGLTVIRQRKLYGGSINRVIEWTVRDATGRDRPLVAKVNNLRSAKLFRREMASLEVYRTQTDLPVPRPLAYLEDEPEFDGSGLLMQRIDGVNLSEAKVTPAGMRLLQRDLAGHVVALHSHHRSAYGTALEPTGPRRWLDSFGPVIGEEFFRVRDAIPSATREVIDDIVKNLEVWLPEQSTPTLVHGDLWSNNILVDDRHPDRPEILAFIDVSASYCDPEYELAYLRMFQTADDSFFERYRRRHPLRSGFSRRCRVYWLNTMMMHVRVFGDRYLPQLEDIVRQIRTLG
- a CDS encoding transglutaminase family protein, which produces MQYTITHRNTFTYDKPVRESVMELRMKPRDEWHQRLRAFDLWVSPRVQLKTFSDWLGNAVHHFTLPNVHVEQVIEAESHVVVDEPTPLPSEEQARGEAFGWEKLHGLVGEDNEGQFLWDMLQGSHFAHRTAALTAFADGALPARPASPLEAIATLCRAVHEGFTYRTASTTADSPIDEALESRAGVCQDFAHVLIAAARHHGLPCRYVSGYLHGEAAAADVADLAATHAWVECFLPGYGWAGFDPTSGTACGAHHIRTAIGRDYADVPPTKGVFRGSAASSLRVSVHVASLHETPRTSSRPRSGWIPPDKPQSIPDEPLPFSYQSQQMQQQQ
- a CDS encoding alpha-E domain-containing protein, which produces MLSRVADTLLHLGRQLERAEHAARVVETEMASMLDTSAGRRRWAMLLESLACPLPEPLSSSSAIAAIGFDPQLTCSVRSSVSAARESARQVRERVSTEMFEQLNALYFDVLRAEAAEAWEGTNSDYFARVREGVRLFTGITDATVRHDEAYFFLRLGRHLERLDALTRLLRVHLCRPAMNDPRGGDLGEELGADADAGFEPDRHLTGVTLMRCVSAYESFLSQHPTGTGLDEVVGFLALDNGFPRSIRYTVDAIHYDLKRIAETAGDRLAGGPLRAAGRLKSRVEFTDPGDLVEGGLGAFLDEVDARAREVVDGTFQGFVAYPIASVL